Proteins from a single region of Candidatus Hydrogenedentota bacterium:
- a CDS encoding SUMF1/EgtB/PvdO family nonheme iron enzyme → MSIRSILPFYTFTLAIVLVPFGLAGCPGSNNNGPGDDRVTVPNVVGMTLTGAETAITDAGLIVGIVTRMYSDAVPAGEVMNQNPPAGRQVSGGSGVALVVSQDAASPTVPDLQGMTRAEAEDAIFDAGLTVGAITYEPSHSVDEGMVISQDPLAGTGVAPSTPVSFVVSAGPQEEPTAAFTMNHSSGNAPLIVQFEDRSTPGLGAITSWTWSFGDPASGAENNSAFQNPSHVFNDDGAYTVSLTVTTAQGDKTVTHDITVTPGAGEIVSQDVRVVDDIPTLSLDTSSGSDYSFIYTGNGVPPVEPGDILVGTEGGGYLRRVKTVKSWQTKANGAKSVPITTEFCSLNEAVIKGSLELDGPIRFTAQDFAKSGAAVSKSDATRVELDGALLHNGNGVSASITTGAIDFAPEMDVQVELEDASLAYVKIAGAGVLTLDFTARVDARAVNIDTAGRDLIEPVTIAFSGMVGPVPVEGTATISFVGAVSVHAEDDFILDSGFSSSSVVTIGGEYVADGAPPLRNISDLSLDAVARGPEWSLNGTAVARVYVQPQLEVAFYSVPAPLLRLKPYAETSMDLLPPPARAELIAGLDAYLTGKIDILAAGTWELPVEGPSYALYQWTDEAGTPDLDASANSVSISPAAPGATVTISNVGEGTLSWTATSDNAAVTVSPGAFTGNSNAVTISTDNFSETYTARVTFTNAENAADSEAVTVYVESTGAGDDETVMLPGNIPLQMLWIEPGDFMMGRYPDEQDSYEWEDPQHQVVITHGFWLGKFELTKAQWTAVMGTTPWAGQEDVLDDPNSPAVNVSWNDARAFITELNGLTGMRFHLPSEAQWEYACRAGTATRFYWGDDPDYTVGNAYCWWRPNTYDVGEEYEHLVGLKLPNAFGLYDMSGNVKEWCEDDWLQDYDRAPADGSPWVDTVRSRYRVVRGGGWGSIPYQGCRSANRFAAEPTFSSNIGLRLARSLVDSGPPDLIVTTDTVELNVSSPSATLTVSNAGGNTLSWTATSNKPAVTIIPSTFTGNSKVVTIATSNFDEDYVAQVTFTNDADTSDRSSVWVYVGGFTPPDLTVSTNSVSLNAMASSATVTVSNLGDGDLSWTAASDNANVTATPNASAKNSTEVTIAATDFSQSYAAHVSFTNADNAADAEVVTVNISTSSSGAMPGTSAPVTGGSSRVRDR, encoded by the coding sequence ATGAGTATCCGGAGCATCTTACCTTTCTATACATTCACTCTTGCTATCGTGCTGGTTCCTTTTGGTCTCGCCGGGTGTCCGGGTTCCAACAACAACGGTCCGGGGGATGACCGCGTGACAGTCCCGAATGTTGTCGGCATGACACTCACCGGCGCGGAAACGGCAATCACAGACGCGGGCCTGATTGTCGGCATCGTTACGAGGATGTACAGCGATGCTGTCCCGGCGGGTGAGGTCATGAACCAGAATCCCCCGGCCGGAAGACAAGTAAGCGGGGGCAGCGGCGTGGCATTGGTGGTGTCCCAAGACGCCGCGTCCCCGACCGTACCCGACCTGCAGGGTATGACGCGGGCGGAAGCGGAAGACGCGATCTTCGACGCGGGACTCACGGTCGGCGCCATCACCTACGAGCCCAGCCACTCCGTTGATGAGGGCATGGTCATCAGCCAGGACCCGCTCGCGGGCACGGGCGTGGCACCAAGCACACCCGTATCTTTCGTCGTTTCCGCAGGGCCGCAGGAAGAGCCGACCGCTGCGTTTACCATGAACCACAGTTCGGGCAACGCGCCGTTGATCGTACAGTTTGAAGATAGATCGACGCCGGGGCTGGGCGCCATCACTTCTTGGACGTGGTCGTTCGGCGACCCGGCCAGCGGCGCCGAAAACAACAGCGCCTTCCAAAATCCAAGTCACGTTTTCAATGACGACGGCGCCTATACCGTGTCTTTGACCGTGACTACCGCTCAGGGCGACAAAACCGTCACGCACGACATCACCGTGACGCCTGGCGCGGGCGAGATCGTCAGTCAAGACGTGCGCGTAGTCGACGACATTCCCACCCTGTCGCTGGACACGAGCAGCGGCTCCGACTACTCGTTCATTTACACCGGCAACGGTGTGCCGCCCGTCGAGCCCGGCGACATCCTGGTCGGCACGGAGGGCGGCGGCTACCTCCGGCGCGTCAAGACGGTCAAGTCGTGGCAAACGAAGGCCAACGGCGCCAAATCGGTCCCAATCACAACCGAGTTCTGCTCGCTGAACGAAGCCGTCATAAAGGGGTCGCTTGAGTTGGACGGGCCCATTCGGTTTACGGCGCAAGATTTCGCCAAGAGCGGCGCCGCCGTGTCCAAGTCTGATGCCACGCGCGTCGAGTTGGACGGCGCCTTGCTCCACAACGGAAATGGCGTTAGTGCGTCTATAACCACCGGCGCCATCGATTTCGCCCCCGAGATGGACGTACAAGTCGAACTGGAGGACGCCTCTCTGGCATATGTGAAGATTGCAGGCGCCGGGGTCTTAACGCTGGATTTCACCGCGAGAGTGGATGCTCGCGCAGTGAACATTGATACAGCGGGCCGGGACCTGATTGAACCGGTCACAATTGCGTTTTCCGGCATGGTAGGACCCGTGCCTGTCGAGGGAACCGCCACTATTTCGTTCGTGGGAGCGGTGAGCGTTCATGCCGAGGACGATTTCATTCTGGATAGTGGATTTTCGTCGAGCTCCGTGGTCACCATCGGGGGCGAGTACGTTGCTGATGGCGCCCCGCCGCTGAGAAACATCTCGGATTTGTCTCTGGACGCCGTGGCCCGTGGCCCGGAATGGTCCCTGAACGGCACCGCTGTCGCGCGCGTATATGTGCAACCCCAACTCGAGGTGGCTTTCTACAGCGTTCCCGCGCCATTGCTCCGCCTGAAACCCTACGCCGAAACCAGCATGGATCTGTTGCCGCCGCCAGCCCGCGCAGAGTTGATCGCCGGTCTCGACGCCTATCTGACGGGCAAAATAGACATTCTGGCCGCCGGCACGTGGGAACTCCCTGTCGAAGGTCCCAGTTACGCGTTATATCAATGGACGGACGAGGCCGGCACGCCGGATCTCGACGCCAGCGCCAATAGTGTGAGCATAAGCCCTGCAGCGCCGGGCGCAACCGTGACGATAAGCAACGTGGGCGAGGGCACCTTGAGCTGGACCGCGACTTCAGACAACGCCGCCGTGACGGTCTCCCCGGGCGCGTTTACGGGAAACAGCAACGCGGTCACTATCAGCACGGACAACTTCAGCGAGACGTACACGGCCCGAGTCACTTTCACAAATGCCGAAAACGCGGCGGACTCCGAAGCGGTCACCGTCTATGTTGAAAGCACGGGCGCCGGGGACGACGAAACCGTCATGTTGCCGGGCAATATCCCGCTCCAGATGCTATGGATCGAGCCGGGGGACTTCATGATGGGGCGGTATCCGGACGAGCAAGACAGCTACGAGTGGGAGGATCCCCAGCATCAGGTGGTCATCACCCACGGCTTCTGGCTGGGGAAATTCGAGCTCACGAAAGCCCAGTGGACGGCAGTAATGGGCACCACCCCCTGGGCAGGGCAGGAAGACGTGCTCGATGACCCGAACAGTCCGGCCGTGAACGTGAGCTGGAACGACGCGCGCGCATTCATCACAGAACTGAATGGCTTGACGGGCATGAGGTTCCATTTGCCTAGCGAGGCGCAGTGGGAATATGCCTGCCGGGCCGGAACTGCTACCCGCTTTTATTGGGGCGATGACCCGGATTATACGGTTGGCAATGCTTATTGCTGGTGGCGACCCAACACTTACGACGTGGGCGAGGAATACGAGCACCTGGTAGGGTTGAAGCTGCCCAACGCGTTCGGGTTATACGACATGAGCGGGAACGTCAAGGAATGGTGTGAGGACGACTGGCTGCAGGACTATGATCGCGCACCCGCGGACGGCAGCCCGTGGGTAGATACCGTGCGAAGCCGCTACCGTGTGGTCCGGGGTGGCGGTTGGGGCAGCATCCCGTACCAAGGCTGCCGTTCAGCGAACCGGTTCGCCGCTGAACCAACCTTCAGTTCCAACATTGGCTTACGTCTCGCCAGAAGCCTTGTGGATTCAGGGCCTCCGGATCTGATCGTGACCACTGACACTGTGGAATTGAATGTATCCTCCCCCAGTGCAACACTGACGGTAAGCAATGCCGGCGGGAATACCCTGAGTTGGACCGCCACATCCAACAAGCCCGCCGTCACGATTATACCAAGCACTTTCACAGGCAATAGTAAGGTGGTTACCATCGCCACAAGCAATTTCGACGAGGATTATGTGGCACAGGTCACCTTCACCAACGATGCCGATACAAGTGATCGCTCATCTGTCTGGGTTTACGTGGGAGGTTTCACGCCTCCGGACCTTACCGTCAGCACCAATTCCGTGAGCTTGAATGCGATGGCGAGCAGCGCAACGGTGACGGTCAGCAACCTGGGAGACGGCGACTTGAGTTGGACCGCTGCCTCAGAC
- a CDS encoding substrate-binding domain-containing protein, with translation MKYLSIVTVAVVLLGAVLAGCGGGDTASPGSESPAAAQPAAGKATVGVALLTRTHPFYQDLEAAMLAEAQAQGFQLLVSTGEFDVARQKDQIADFIVRKVDAIIVCPADSTSIGTSVKAANDAGIPVFSADIKCLAAGVDVKCHVATDNLEGGRLAARALREAIGGSGQVAIIDNPEVESVLMRTQGFREELAKTPEVEIVTALPGGGVKDKAFKAAEDILQAHADLDGIFGINDDSALGALAAVEKAGRQGGVKIVGFDAVPEARQAIKAGKIYADVIQKPDQIGRKTIEVIAKYMGGEEIPDEILIPCALFTKESPGQ, from the coding sequence ATGAAGTACCTCTCGATCGTGACGGTTGCGGTTGTGCTTTTGGGGGCTGTTCTCGCGGGCTGCGGAGGCGGGGATACTGCGTCGCCAGGCTCGGAGAGTCCGGCAGCGGCGCAACCCGCCGCGGGCAAAGCGACGGTCGGCGTTGCGTTGCTCACGCGCACGCATCCGTTTTATCAAGATCTTGAGGCCGCGATGCTGGCGGAAGCCCAAGCGCAGGGTTTCCAGCTGCTCGTGTCGACGGGCGAATTCGACGTCGCCCGGCAGAAAGATCAAATCGCCGATTTCATCGTTCGGAAAGTCGACGCCATTATCGTGTGCCCTGCGGATTCAACGTCCATTGGCACCTCTGTGAAGGCCGCCAACGATGCTGGGATTCCCGTATTCTCGGCGGACATCAAATGTCTGGCCGCAGGCGTGGACGTAAAGTGCCACGTGGCCACGGATAATCTCGAAGGGGGCCGTCTGGCCGCACGGGCGTTGCGCGAGGCCATCGGCGGTTCCGGGCAAGTGGCTATCATCGACAATCCCGAGGTGGAGTCGGTCCTGATGCGCACCCAGGGATTTCGGGAAGAGCTGGCCAAGACTCCCGAGGTAGAGATCGTCACCGCCCTGCCGGGGGGCGGCGTGAAGGACAAGGCATTCAAGGCCGCCGAGGACATTCTTCAGGCGCACGCTGACCTCGACGGCATCTTCGGGATCAACGACGACTCGGCCCTTGGCGCCCTGGCTGCCGTCGAGAAGGCGGGTAGACAGGGCGGGGTCAAAATTGTGGGATTCGACGCCGTTCCAGAGGCCCGTCAAGCCATCAAGGCCGGGAAGATCTATGCCGACGTCATCCAGAAACCGGACCAGATTGGCCGGAAAACCATCGAGGTGATCGCCAAGTACATGGGGGGCGAAGAGATTCCGGACGAGATCCTTATCCCATGCGCCCTGTTCACGAAGGAGAGTCCCGGGCAATAG
- a CDS encoding ABC transporter permease — protein sequence MPLSKDTWSRFFSNYGMLFILLLLCAYFSFATLNEVYPEGVEAAEAIASRLEGTMEGPVAVAAGDSDTDAAFVQRLAALLEARNIDSTIASGSPRDVRAVFEELLSGGHKPTLIFTTSESYATIARIKDNLPGLESVPLMPPPSYIWPTFLKTDNLLNVANQITVMAIVAVGMTMVIITGGIDLSVGSLIALSTVVTAWLVKHKGGVDASTAALIACSLGGIAACACFGSFSGLMITRFDLPPFIATLAIMLVARGFAYIISEGRPIYAFPGRFTWLGRGSAGFGIPAAVVLMLVIYALAWILMSGTRLGRHIYAVGGNPESARLSGIPNRRVLMFVYTVTGALAGVGGVVMASQLQGGAGTYAPMYELYIVASVVVGGTSLSGGQGRIPGTLIGAFIIAVIQNGMNLTNVESYTQNVVLGFVILGAVLLDGLKKKGFGIRWLRRAGRS from the coding sequence GTGCCTTTATCCAAGGACACATGGTCGCGCTTCTTCTCGAACTATGGGATGTTGTTTATTCTCCTGTTGCTTTGCGCGTACTTTTCCTTTGCGACACTCAACGAAGTGTATCCAGAAGGTGTGGAAGCGGCCGAGGCCATCGCCTCGCGGCTCGAGGGCACGATGGAGGGGCCGGTAGCAGTCGCGGCGGGCGATTCGGATACCGACGCCGCCTTTGTGCAGAGACTGGCCGCCCTGCTTGAAGCCCGAAATATCGATAGCACAATAGCCTCGGGGAGTCCCCGAGACGTTCGCGCCGTCTTCGAAGAACTGCTGTCGGGAGGGCACAAGCCAACGCTCATATTCACTACGAGCGAGTCGTATGCCACGATAGCCCGCATCAAAGACAATCTTCCGGGTCTTGAGAGCGTGCCCCTTATGCCTCCGCCGAGCTACATCTGGCCGACGTTTCTAAAGACCGACAACCTGCTGAACGTTGCGAACCAGATCACGGTAATGGCGATCGTCGCCGTAGGCATGACCATGGTGATTATTACCGGGGGCATCGATCTTTCGGTGGGGAGCCTGATCGCGCTATCTACCGTCGTCACGGCGTGGCTGGTCAAGCACAAGGGGGGCGTGGACGCTTCGACCGCCGCACTGATCGCGTGTTCGCTGGGCGGCATCGCGGCCTGCGCGTGTTTCGGGTCCTTCTCGGGGCTGATGATCACCCGGTTCGACCTGCCGCCCTTTATCGCCACGCTCGCCATCATGCTCGTGGCGCGGGGGTTTGCGTACATCATCTCGGAAGGGCGGCCGATCTATGCGTTTCCCGGCCGGTTCACGTGGCTGGGCCGCGGCAGCGCCGGGTTCGGCATCCCGGCCGCCGTGGTGCTCATGCTCGTGATTTACGCGCTGGCATGGATTCTCATGAGCGGGACACGGCTCGGGAGGCACATCTACGCCGTGGGCGGCAATCCGGAATCCGCCCGGCTCTCGGGCATCCCCAACCGGCGCGTTCTCATGTTCGTCTACACGGTCACGGGCGCTCTTGCGGGCGTAGGCGGCGTCGTGATGGCCTCGCAGTTGCAGGGCGGCGCCGGGACCTATGCTCCGATGTACGAACTCTACATCGTCGCGTCGGTGGTTGTGGGCGGAACAAGTCTCTCGGGCGGTCAGGGACGCATCCCGGGGACCCTCATCGGCGCCTTCATCATTGCGGTCATCCAAAACGGCATGAACCTGACCAACGTCGAAAGCTACACCCAGAACGTTGTCCTCGGCTTTGTTATCCTTGGCGCGGTGCTGCTCGATGGACTAAAGAAGAAGGGATTCGGGATCCGCTGGCTGCGACGAGCAGGGCGTTCTTGA
- a CDS encoding Gfo/Idh/MocA family oxidoreductase: MRSFRDYALVIVTVASVVFVGAAQGQDAEFRIGMIGLDTSHVIAFTKTFNDPNAPDHVPGFKVVAAFKGGSSDIESSYSRVEGYTQQLRDEFGVKIVDTIEELCTLVDGIMLESVDGRPHLEQARPVFKAGLPLFIDKPVAGSLADAIEIFRLSKEHNVPCWSSSSYRYYPGLVEMMQKDFGELRGAISYGPASIEEHHPDLFWYGVHATEALFTVMGPGVQTVVRTHTDNTDVVTGVWEGGKVGTLRGLREQAAPNQVIIFGTKEVLLQGSGGGYGPMLVEIAKFFKTREVPVSPRETIEIFAFMEAADESKRQGGVPVSVAEVLEKASGGKPLPYEVPAKEGS; this comes from the coding sequence ATGAGATCGTTTCGCGACTATGCGCTGGTGATTGTTACGGTGGCGTCGGTGGTGTTTGTGGGCGCGGCGCAGGGGCAGGACGCCGAGTTCCGCATCGGCATGATTGGCCTCGACACGTCCCACGTAATCGCGTTTACCAAGACGTTCAACGACCCCAACGCGCCGGACCACGTGCCGGGGTTCAAGGTCGTGGCGGCGTTCAAAGGCGGCAGCAGCGACATCGAATCGAGCTACAGCCGCGTCGAAGGGTACACGCAGCAGCTGCGCGATGAGTTCGGGGTGAAGATCGTCGATACCATCGAGGAATTGTGCACCCTCGTGGACGGGATCATGCTCGAGAGCGTAGACGGACGCCCCCACCTCGAACAGGCGCGGCCGGTATTCAAAGCGGGCCTTCCCCTGTTCATTGACAAGCCCGTTGCCGGCTCGCTGGCCGACGCCATCGAGATATTCCGGCTCTCAAAGGAACACAACGTGCCGTGCTGGAGCTCTTCCTCATACCGGTACTACCCCGGCCTGGTCGAGATGATGCAGAAGGATTTCGGCGAACTCCGGGGCGCGATCTCCTACGGCCCCGCATCCATTGAGGAACACCATCCCGACCTCTTCTGGTACGGCGTGCATGCTACCGAGGCGCTGTTCACCGTGATGGGCCCGGGCGTACAGACCGTCGTCCGCACCCATACCGACAACACCGACGTGGTCACGGGCGTGTGGGAAGGCGGCAAGGTGGGAACCCTTCGCGGCCTTCGCGAACAGGCTGCCCCGAACCAGGTGATCATATTCGGCACGAAAGAGGTCTTGCTCCAGGGCTCCGGAGGAGGATACGGACCGATGCTCGTGGAGATAGCCAAGTTCTTCAAGACGCGCGAAGTCCCCGTTTCCCCGCGGGAGACCATTGAAATCTTCGCGTTCATGGAAGCCGCTGACGAGAGCAAGCGCCAGGGAGGCGTGCCGGTCAGCGTCGCCGAGGTCCTCGAAAAAGCCTCCGGCGGCAAGCCACTCCCCTACGAAGTACCCGCGAAAGAGGGGTCCTGA
- a CDS encoding discoidin domain-containing protein has product MKTRYRPLRRWRKYRFAIAVALVILIAGSGVWGETPVIYSDKPYPVDFEPQPAAYVRVLVSAANSGNEACIDELEVYGRDGARNLALEKDGAKASASSCLPGYAQHAVAHLNDGRYGNDYSWIPATSGPEWAQIAFSEPCEVARVVISRDRSRSFGDRVPTVFEVQLSLDGQTWRRVRKIETTAGEVTLRASRAGAAPAFPAPPPAPAVITGEAALAAAPSSLDVARANKEGFVNLALGGGAEANASSLLEGYEQHRIPHLNDGLAGNEHSWISDGEPSWAEVDLGAAYWIYEVALGNDSSGQYSDRAATGFRILTAVDYAPDSDAPSWNAVYTHDSGKAVHGRTVFRFAPVRARWVRIALDKGENGNARIDEIEIYGRETAITLAEIGPIEAQPEKPEGPQSRPGGVDDDALRYAFLGEEHAWLKAYGRADLNPNLVPYNGRVKEYPHHAGDDQLPLPVMPCPPTIDGSLNDECWRWASRGEARVAYPYDWEAGPLVTHAVRAGICANSLYLAFEMDRVLSAHLAVVSTLDWQAAGILALSDDGTLAFNLYKEDGNRAVLAQTIAIEAAHDADYAVFEAAIPLELLPGLRDAGLRVGLGLRGKHTSAQGRPVHFLSAPLAIAQEGPCIDGVFKVRAAAHGAEGPVALRGNLNAEGETILQPGESREFTLAATGGPLGPECAVSLNDGLNTYELHLFRYEPLRRTLELMREMTSRLAKEGLDVSRERAALADFETQRSLMAGQAPDRALERETFFAARVVKRELFLRDPDIAGAERVLFVKRQPYMPSHNYSVLLDAPFRGGGGVCVLDVPRRDGRLAPENAAVTTLFDSGEGISRDPMADFALNKIYFAYRPSEDGYFHVIGMNPDGSGLKQLTDGPFHDFWPCPLPDGDLAMISTRCKMRYLCWRPQAFVLFRMRPDGSDIQPLSFANLSEWAPSVMNDGRIVWTRSEYQDKGADFGHTLWGIRPDGSNPELIFGNDIIQPNGYANGREVPGTNEFVCTLISHFGDLNGPIALVDTDKGRFNEKAITTLTPEVPRPGMWPPEECFRDPVPLSHDYFLCSHAPRDSFQLFIIDRYGNREVLYADEAISSMCPTILKPRPTPPVLANVSETKEGTGEFVLQDVYAGISPPVERGQVKYIRVVEEVRSNLRQLPDGAYQNDHVEFMDWYATPTHKVSGPYGWPTYVAKAPHGIVPVEADGSAHFKAPAGRTLYFQALDEDLNELQRMRSVVQLQPGERRSCIGCHESRQQAPRNGARMKARGPVELEVAEWDGKPFSYEEVVQPVLNAKCVRCHDAGRKDGLDLRGELDGDKVPRSFRTLIERGLVHYADMRWNDGGCEKAGPLSLGTLKSPLWEVLNKGHHHVELTRDEMHRIKAWIDLNCPLWPDYINRDERPAEREHMARTE; this is encoded by the coding sequence ATGAAGACACGTTACCGGCCGCTCCGCCGTTGGAGGAAATATCGGTTCGCGATCGCCGTGGCGCTCGTAATTCTTATTGCGGGTTCCGGGGTATGGGGAGAGACCCCGGTCATTTATTCTGACAAACCCTATCCCGTCGATTTCGAACCCCAACCGGCGGCGTATGTGCGGGTGCTGGTCTCGGCGGCCAATTCCGGAAACGAGGCGTGTATCGACGAGCTCGAAGTGTACGGCCGTGACGGCGCGCGGAACCTGGCGCTCGAGAAGGACGGCGCGAAGGCGTCCGCCTCTTCCTGCCTGCCCGGATACGCGCAGCACGCGGTTGCTCATCTCAACGACGGCCGTTACGGCAACGACTATAGCTGGATCCCCGCCACGAGCGGACCGGAGTGGGCTCAGATTGCCTTTTCAGAGCCGTGCGAGGTGGCCCGAGTTGTTATTTCGCGTGACCGTAGCCGGTCCTTCGGAGACCGGGTGCCGACGGTGTTCGAGGTACAGCTCTCGCTCGACGGTCAGACCTGGCGCAGGGTTCGCAAAATCGAGACCACGGCGGGGGAGGTAACATTGCGAGCAAGCCGGGCCGGGGCGGCGCCGGCGTTCCCGGCCCCGCCGCCCGCCCCAGCTGTCATTACGGGCGAAGCGGCGCTTGCGGCGGCTCCGAGCAGCCTGGATGTGGCCCGAGCCAACAAAGAGGGTTTCGTCAACCTGGCGCTCGGGGGCGGAGCTGAGGCGAACGCTTCGTCTTTGCTCGAGGGATACGAGCAGCACCGGATCCCGCACTTGAACGACGGCCTTGCGGGAAACGAGCACAGTTGGATCAGCGACGGCGAACCCTCCTGGGCCGAGGTCGATCTCGGGGCCGCGTACTGGATATACGAGGTGGCCCTCGGAAACGATTCGTCGGGACAATATTCGGACCGTGCGGCCACCGGTTTCCGTATCCTCACGGCGGTCGACTACGCCCCGGACAGCGATGCCCCTTCGTGGAATGCCGTCTACACGCATGACTCCGGCAAGGCAGTGCACGGGCGCACGGTGTTCCGGTTCGCGCCCGTCCGTGCGCGGTGGGTGCGAATTGCGCTCGACAAAGGTGAAAACGGCAACGCGCGCATCGACGAAATTGAGATATACGGGCGCGAGACCGCGATTACCCTGGCCGAAATCGGGCCCATCGAGGCTCAGCCAGAAAAGCCCGAAGGGCCGCAATCCCGCCCCGGCGGCGTAGACGACGATGCCCTGCGTTACGCGTTCCTCGGCGAGGAACATGCGTGGCTGAAGGCTTACGGACGTGCGGATCTCAACCCGAACCTGGTGCCGTACAATGGCCGCGTAAAGGAATACCCGCATCACGCGGGCGATGACCAGCTTCCCCTGCCGGTCATGCCGTGTCCGCCAACGATTGACGGCTCATTGAACGACGAGTGCTGGCGCTGGGCGTCGCGGGGCGAGGCGCGCGTAGCCTATCCTTACGATTGGGAGGCCGGTCCTCTGGTAACCCATGCCGTGCGTGCGGGCATCTGCGCGAATTCCTTGTACTTGGCGTTCGAGATGGACCGCGTCCTCAGCGCGCATCTCGCCGTTGTGTCGACTCTGGATTGGCAAGCCGCCGGAATCCTCGCGCTGTCTGACGATGGAACGCTCGCGTTCAACCTGTATAAGGAAGACGGCAACCGTGCTGTTCTCGCACAAACCATTGCGATTGAGGCTGCTCATGACGCGGACTATGCGGTCTTCGAGGCGGCCATACCGTTGGAGCTTCTGCCGGGCCTAAGGGACGCGGGATTGCGCGTTGGACTGGGGTTGCGCGGGAAACACACGAGCGCCCAGGGCCGGCCGGTTCATTTTCTAAGCGCGCCGCTGGCCATTGCGCAGGAAGGGCCGTGTATCGACGGGGTGTTCAAGGTGCGCGCCGCTGCTCACGGCGCGGAAGGGCCTGTGGCGCTCCGGGGCAACCTGAACGCGGAGGGCGAGACCATTCTCCAGCCCGGCGAGTCCCGCGAGTTCACGCTCGCGGCGACCGGCGGCCCGCTCGGACCGGAATGCGCGGTGTCGCTCAATGACGGGTTGAACACATACGAGCTGCACCTGTTCCGGTACGAGCCTCTGAGGCGTACGCTCGAGCTCATGCGCGAGATGACCAGCCGTCTGGCGAAAGAGGGGCTTGACGTATCCCGGGAACGCGCGGCGCTTGCGGACTTCGAAACGCAGCGGAGTCTCATGGCGGGCCAAGCCCCGGACCGCGCCCTCGAACGGGAAACGTTCTTCGCCGCCCGTGTCGTGAAACGGGAGCTGTTTCTTCGTGATCCGGATATCGCAGGGGCGGAGCGCGTGCTGTTTGTGAAACGGCAGCCTTACATGCCCTCCCACAACTACAGCGTGCTGCTGGATGCGCCGTTCCGCGGCGGCGGCGGCGTCTGCGTCTTGGATGTGCCGCGCCGGGACGGCCGGCTCGCGCCCGAAAACGCGGCCGTAACCACACTGTTCGATTCGGGGGAAGGCATTTCGCGCGACCCCATGGCCGATTTCGCGCTGAACAAGATCTATTTCGCCTACCGGCCCTCGGAGGACGGGTATTTCCACGTCATAGGCATGAATCCTGACGGAAGCGGGCTCAAACAGCTTACGGACGGTCCGTTCCACGATTTCTGGCCATGCCCGCTGCCTGACGGCGACCTGGCGATGATCTCGACCCGGTGCAAAATGCGCTACCTGTGTTGGCGGCCCCAGGCCTTTGTGCTTTTCCGCATGCGGCCGGACGGAAGCGATATTCAGCCGTTGTCGTTTGCCAATCTGAGTGAATGGGCGCCATCGGTCATGAATGATGGGCGGATTGTGTGGACCCGCTCCGAATACCAGGACAAAGGGGCTGATTTCGGGCACACACTGTGGGGCATACGCCCGGATGGCTCGAACCCCGAGTTGATCTTTGGTAATGACATCATCCAGCCCAATGGATACGCTAATGGACGCGAAGTGCCCGGCACTAACGAATTCGTGTGCACCTTGATCAGCCACTTTGGCGACTTGAACGGCCCCATCGCGTTGGTTGATACGGACAAGGGGCGGTTCAACGAAAAGGCCATCACCACCCTTACACCCGAAGTGCCGCGTCCGGGGATGTGGCCCCCCGAGGAATGCTTCCGCGATCCGGTCCCGCTCTCGCACGACTATTTCCTGTGCTCGCATGCCCCCCGCGACAGTTTCCAGTTGTTCATCATCGACCGGTACGGCAACCGCGAGGTGCTGTATGCCGATGAAGCGATCTCGTCAATGTGCCCGACCATCCTGAAACCCCGGCCGACGCCACCCGTGCTCGCGAACGTCTCGGAAACGAAGGAGGGGACGGGCGAATTCGTGCTGCAGGACGTCTATGCCGGGATTTCGCCGCCTGTCGAGCGCGGACAGGTGAAGTATATACGCGTCGTGGAAGAAGTGCGTTCCAATCTCCGCCAGTTGCCTGACGGCGCATACCAGAACGACCATGTTGAATTCATGGACTGGTATGCGACGCCGACCCACAAGGTGAGCGGCCCCTACGGCTGGCCGACGTATGTGGCCAAAGCGCCGCACGGCATCGTTCCGGTTGAAGCCGACGGGTCGGCTCATTTCAAGGCGCCGGCAGGCAGGACGTTGTATTTTCAGGCGTTGGACGAGGATTTGAATGAGCTCCAGCGGATGCGCAGCGTGGTACAGTTGCAGCCCGGCGAGAGGCGCAGTTGCATCGGCTGTCACGAGTCGCGGCAGCAGGCCCCGCGCAACGGCGCCCGCATGAAAGCCAGGGGGCCCGTCGAACTGGAGGTTGCGGAATGGGACGGCAAGCCGTTCTCGTATGAGGAAGTTGTTCAGCCTGTGCTGAACGCGAAATGTGTGCGTTGCCACGACGCCGGCCGCAAAGATGGTCTTGACCTGCGGGGCGAACTTGACGGCGACAAGGTGCCGAGATCGTTCCGTACCCTGATCGAGCGGGGGCTTGTCCATTACGCCGATATGCGCTGGAACGACGGCGGCTGCGAGAAAGCCGGACCTTTGAGCCTGGGGACCCTGAAAAGCCCACTCTGGGAGGTGCTCAACAAGGGCCATCACCACGTTGAACTCACCCGCGATGAAATGCACCGGATCAAGGCCTGGATCGATCTGAACTGCCCGTTGTGGCCGGACTACATCAACCGCGATGAGCGTCCTGCGGAGCGGGAACACATGGCGCGCACCGAGTAG